Within the Desertifilum tharense IPPAS B-1220 genome, the region TGGGGATAGGGTTAGCTTTTGGCAGGGAAATTTTAGCGACTACCCACCCGGCGATACCCGTTTTGATGGCATTATCGCGGATTTGGGGGTCAGTTCGGCTCAATTGGATATCCCAGAACGGGGGTTTGGTTTTCGTCACGCAGCGGCTTTAGATATGCGGATGGACCGCCGCCAGTCCCTCACAGCGGCAGATCTCATTAATGAAAGCGATGAGGTAGAGTTAGCCAATATCTTCTATCGCTACGGAGAAGAACGCCTCTCTCGGCGTATTGCGCGGCGCGTTGTAGAAAAGCGTCCTTTTGAAACCACGGTGCAACTTGCAGAGGCGATCGCCCAATGCTATCCTCCAAAAGCCCGCTATGGCAGAATTCACCCCGCCACGCGCGTCTTCCAAGCGCTACGCATCGCCGTTAACCAAGAACTGACTTCCCTAGAAACCTTTTTAACCCAAGCCCCCCATTGGCTAAAACCGGGTGGCAGAATCGGTATCATTAGCTTTCATAGTCTCGAAGATCGCCTAGTCAAACATAGCTTCAAAGATTCCGATCTTCTCAAAGTCATCACCAAAAAACCCATCATCGCCCAAGAAGATGAGTTAGAACAAAACCCCCGTTCCCGTTCCGCCAAGCTACGCTTCGCCTACCTTCCCCCCCATAGCTAACAGCCTCTTCCCCACCCCGCCATCCTCTTCTTCCCCAACCCCCAACTCCCAACTCCCTTCTTCCCCCAACCCCCAACTCCTAACTCCCAACTCCCTTCTTCCCCCAACCCTCAACTCCTAACTCCCAACTCCCTTCTTCCCCCCAA harbors:
- the rsmH gene encoding 16S rRNA (cytosine(1402)-N(4))-methyltransferase RsmH — translated: MVESSTFVHVPVLSRELVEGLAVAPGGHYLDATVGGGGHSSLILSQFPDVRVSAIDRDAEAIAAAQSRLSSFGDRVSFWQGNFSDYPPGDTRFDGIIADLGVSSAQLDIPERGFGFRHAAALDMRMDRRQSLTAADLINESDEVELANIFYRYGEERLSRRIARRVVEKRPFETTVQLAEAIAQCYPPKARYGRIHPATRVFQALRIAVNQELTSLETFLTQAPHWLKPGGRIGIISFHSLEDRLVKHSFKDSDLLKVITKKPIIAQEDELEQNPRSRSAKLRFAYLPPHS